The proteins below come from a single Zhouia spongiae genomic window:
- a CDS encoding ligand-binding sensor domain-containing protein: MSFVRLSALFLFFILFSCKVTGQHIRFKYVNKDTGLYDNLIKSIVQDDKGTVWIATSLGVNKLDGNEVKKYSLSNGTAAVVNMLYEDSRRQLWAATEFGLYKYNSGTDRFDYWESIDPKLNEALKSDIFEILEADDGSLLIINSHGYVIRFSETNDFKTTFYSYKDTNGKRLYMKTMAKDADGNLWLGTNDGRLLQVSDNRLVTTGFAKTKNESAIQVIVFDDQNQLWIGTSGNGLFRFNPATRDYKHYYKSNNNDVSKSINDNIILSLYVDKQNNLWIGTDSGGLNLYQIDEDTFSYINSLAIPNYSIPDNSISYITQGYGDIIWVGTIHGGVSYFKNELVLNNISPVKLKFPKNDQQGSVVLKDKKGNLWVSAGRNGLRMYDPRSGRTKVFIDDPDSQTDLNGNIIISLFEDPKGRIWIGTYWNVLNIYDPEKDKFIAFPKQDHTRGTFAIEKDDEGRIWLGCNSGIYIYDTDLNLIKSIQKGGAEGLTSNTVKALYNDVKGDMWIGTRDGLNIYHKENDKFEKFFFDVDDSTSLSCDNIVSIAGNEDLSILIGTYGGALNVYSREKKNFKRIGADEGLNGEIIRGINIDNDKNAWLSTNSGLSKISPDWQIENFDIEHGIHGFNGGKALLVNDTMYMGNSNGLTYFNPSKMVFDSLSPKIFITKLRLLENKTFEEIPFSVIANNEEEIPEVMMLPDNDLISVHFATSDYWTSEKNSFVFMLEGLNDNWQSIQKQNILTFANLAPGNYLLRIKVNPESNTEDVQEAMLKIVVKPSFFQMGVVRLGLLMFVFTGIIFLFVWRDRYIKAQRNRLEFLVKEKTKEIKRQEEEAFKKDLALLEAEKKNQELHRKRLREELNFKIEELTNYTLRTLQKNDLLIGIKEMLVKAKSNPKPQKIQTSAIVSMIDDSLRFDKDWEDFYTLFNQLHPTFIKSLKTQHPELSEREIKLCSLIKLKFTSQHIATLFGISLSSVKVARHRLRKKLYLSKDEDFETFFETFK; this comes from the coding sequence ATGAGTTTCGTCAGGTTAAGTGCTTTATTTCTGTTTTTTATTCTTTTCTCTTGTAAGGTTACAGGACAGCATATTCGGTTTAAGTATGTTAATAAGGATACCGGGCTCTATGATAATTTAATAAAGAGCATTGTACAAGACGATAAAGGAACCGTTTGGATAGCAACTAGTTTGGGGGTTAACAAGCTTGACGGGAATGAAGTTAAAAAGTATTCTTTGAGTAATGGTACTGCGGCTGTAGTAAACATGTTGTATGAAGATTCCAGGAGACAGCTTTGGGCGGCTACAGAGTTCGGGCTCTATAAATATAATTCCGGTACGGACAGATTCGACTATTGGGAATCAATAGATCCTAAATTAAACGAAGCCCTTAAATCAGATATTTTCGAAATTTTAGAGGCCGATGATGGCAGTCTTTTGATAATCAATTCTCATGGATACGTTATTAGGTTTTCAGAAACCAATGATTTTAAAACTACATTTTATTCGTATAAAGATACCAATGGCAAGAGGCTTTACATGAAAACTATGGCAAAAGATGCTGATGGAAACCTATGGTTAGGCACAAATGATGGAAGGTTATTACAGGTTTCAGACAACCGGCTGGTTACGACCGGGTTTGCAAAAACAAAAAACGAATCTGCGATTCAGGTTATCGTTTTCGACGATCAAAACCAGTTATGGATCGGAACCTCAGGAAACGGGCTTTTCCGATTTAATCCTGCAACCAGGGATTATAAACATTATTACAAGAGCAATAATAACGACGTATCAAAAAGTATTAACGATAACATCATTTTATCATTATACGTAGATAAACAAAACAATTTATGGATCGGTACCGACAGTGGAGGGCTTAATTTATATCAGATTGATGAAGATACTTTTTCCTATATAAATAGCCTGGCTATTCCTAATTACTCAATACCGGACAATTCAATTTCATATATAACCCAGGGGTATGGTGATATTATTTGGGTCGGAACGATACATGGCGGCGTCAGTTATTTTAAAAATGAATTAGTTCTGAATAATATCTCACCTGTGAAACTCAAATTTCCTAAAAACGACCAGCAGGGGTCTGTGGTTTTAAAAGACAAAAAGGGAAATTTATGGGTTTCTGCGGGCAGGAACGGATTAAGGATGTATGATCCCCGAAGCGGAAGAACAAAAGTTTTTATCGATGACCCTGATTCTCAAACAGATTTAAATGGTAATATTATAATATCGCTTTTTGAAGACCCTAAAGGCAGGATTTGGATTGGAACATATTGGAATGTTTTAAACATATACGACCCTGAAAAAGATAAATTTATAGCTTTTCCTAAACAGGATCATACACGAGGGACTTTTGCTATAGAAAAAGATGATGAAGGTCGTATATGGCTCGGGTGTAATTCGGGGATTTATATTTATGACACAGACCTGAATCTCATAAAATCAATTCAAAAAGGAGGTGCAGAAGGGTTAACTTCCAATACTGTTAAGGCATTGTATAACGATGTTAAAGGCGATATGTGGATAGGTACCAGGGATGGATTAAATATATATCATAAAGAGAATGATAAGTTCGAAAAATTCTTTTTTGATGTTGATGACAGTACTTCGTTGAGCTGTGATAATATTGTTTCAATAGCAGGGAACGAGGATTTATCAATATTGATAGGTACCTATGGGGGAGCCTTGAATGTTTATTCAAGAGAAAAGAAAAATTTTAAGAGAATAGGGGCTGATGAAGGTTTGAATGGAGAAATTATCAGGGGGATTAATATCGATAATGATAAAAATGCATGGTTGAGTACAAATTCAGGGTTAAGTAAGATCTCCCCTGATTGGCAAATAGAGAACTTTGATATAGAACATGGAATACATGGCTTTAATGGAGGAAAGGCTCTATTGGTAAATGATACAATGTATATGGGAAACAGTAACGGGTTAACCTATTTTAATCCTTCGAAGATGGTATTTGATTCGCTGTCCCCTAAAATTTTTATTACCAAGTTAAGGTTGTTGGAAAATAAAACATTTGAAGAAATACCTTTTTCAGTGATAGCCAACAACGAAGAAGAAATTCCTGAGGTGATGATGCTTCCCGATAATGACTTGATATCGGTACATTTTGCAACGTCAGATTATTGGACCTCAGAAAAAAATTCTTTCGTATTTATGCTTGAAGGGCTGAATGATAACTGGCAGAGTATACAAAAGCAAAACATTCTGACTTTTGCCAATCTTGCCCCGGGCAATTACCTTCTTCGTATAAAAGTAAATCCGGAAAGCAATACAGAGGATGTTCAGGAAGCAATGCTAAAAATAGTTGTTAAGCCTTCTTTTTTTCAAATGGGAGTAGTAAGACTTGGGTTATTGATGTTTGTGTTTACAGGAATCATATTCTTGTTTGTTTGGAGAGATCGCTATATCAAAGCACAAAGAAACAGGCTTGAATTTTTGGTAAAAGAAAAAACAAAAGAAATTAAGCGTCAGGAAGAGGAAGCTTTTAAGAAAGATCTGGCCCTGCTTGAAGCCGAGAAAAAAAACCAAGAACTGCATCGCAAAAGACTTAGAGAAGAACTTAATTTTAAAATAGAGGAACTTACGAATTATACCTTGCGAACGCTACAAAAGAATGATTTGCTTATTGGGATTAAAGAAATGCTTGTGAAAGCCAAGAGCAACCCAAAACCGCAAAAGATACAAACTTCTGCAATCGTAAGTATGATAGACGATAGTCTGAGGTTTGATAAGGATTGGGAGGATTTTTACACATTGTTTAATCAACTGCACCCGACTTTTATAAAAAGCTTGAAAACGCAGCATCCGGAATTGTCTGAGCGAGAAATAAAATTGTGCTCACTTATTAAATTAAAGTTTACATCACAACATATAGCTACTTTATTTGGTATTTCCTTGAGTTCTGTTAAAGTTGCCAGGCATCGTCTGAGAAAAAAATTGTATTTAAGTAAAGATGAAGATTTTGAAACTTTTTTTGAGACCTTTAAATAA
- a CDS encoding Tex family protein, giving the protein MQLLQYVIKHSQLPEKGVANTIKLLEEDSTIPFISRYRKEMTGNLDEVQISTISKLKQGFEELEKRKQAILKAITEQEALTENLQQKIELAETLTQLEDLYLPYKKKRTTKASKARSKGLEPLAKIIMKQQDDHIELTAKRYKNDQVNTAEEALQGARDIIAEWINENEWVRNKLRHLYTRKAIITSKVIKDKKDSDDALKFQQYFDWNEPLHRAPSHRLLAMLRAENEDIVRIKIEVDKEEAIGIIDNIIIKTDVESSTNQVFIAIEDAFKRLLDPAISNEVLKEARQKADEAAIQVFSSNLRQLLLAAPLGEKRILAIDPGFKSGCKVVCLDENGDLKHNENIYPHPPQRETTQAMKKVRSLVNAYNIEAIAIGNGTASRETEAFIKKTGFDRDLQVFVVNEAGASVYSASKIARQEFPGYDVTVRGAVSIGRRLADPLAELVKIDPKSIGVGQYQHDVDQTKLKEELDMVVMSCVNSVGVNVNTASAPLLSYVSGIGTGLAENIVKYRSENGSIQTRKELLKVPRLGTKAFEQSAAFLRIANAEYPLDNSAVHPESYAIVEQMAKDKKVSLDKLVGNKELIQKIDLQKYTTETVGLPTLTDIVKELEKPGLDPRKKAKVFEFDPGLRTIDDVKAGMKIPGIVNNITNFGCFVDIGIKESGLVHISKLANEFISDVNSVVQLHQHVEVKVIEVDIVRKRIQLSMID; this is encoded by the coding sequence ATGCAATTACTACAATACGTTATAAAGCATTCGCAACTACCCGAAAAAGGGGTTGCAAACACTATAAAACTTTTAGAGGAAGACAGTACCATTCCTTTTATATCGAGATACCGAAAAGAAATGACCGGAAACCTCGATGAGGTACAGATTTCAACTATCTCCAAGCTAAAGCAAGGTTTTGAAGAGCTGGAAAAACGTAAACAGGCTATCTTAAAAGCGATAACAGAGCAAGAGGCTTTAACCGAAAATCTGCAACAGAAGATCGAACTGGCGGAAACTTTAACCCAGCTGGAAGACCTCTATCTGCCTTATAAAAAGAAAAGGACCACCAAGGCTTCAAAGGCAAGAAGTAAAGGGCTGGAACCCCTGGCTAAAATTATTATGAAACAGCAGGACGATCATATTGAGCTAACGGCAAAACGCTACAAAAATGATCAGGTGAACACTGCCGAAGAGGCCTTACAAGGGGCCCGTGATATTATAGCGGAATGGATCAATGAAAATGAATGGGTTCGCAATAAATTAAGGCATCTTTACACCAGAAAGGCCATTATTACGAGTAAGGTTATCAAAGATAAAAAGGATAGTGATGACGCGCTAAAGTTTCAACAATATTTTGACTGGAACGAGCCGTTACACCGGGCGCCTTCGCACCGTTTACTGGCCATGCTTCGTGCCGAAAATGAAGATATCGTCCGTATAAAAATAGAAGTTGATAAAGAAGAAGCGATCGGTATTATAGACAATATCATTATAAAAACGGATGTTGAGAGCAGTACCAATCAGGTGTTTATCGCCATTGAAGATGCTTTTAAACGCTTGTTAGACCCTGCAATCTCGAATGAAGTATTAAAAGAAGCCAGGCAAAAAGCCGATGAAGCAGCCATACAGGTTTTCTCTTCCAACTTACGTCAACTACTTTTAGCGGCTCCTCTTGGGGAGAAGCGTATTCTGGCCATCGATCCTGGTTTTAAAAGCGGTTGCAAAGTGGTTTGTTTGGATGAGAATGGCGACTTAAAACACAACGAGAACATATACCCACATCCACCACAGCGGGAAACGACCCAGGCTATGAAAAAGGTAAGATCGCTGGTGAATGCCTATAATATTGAAGCCATTGCGATCGGTAACGGAACTGCATCGAGGGAAACGGAAGCTTTCATAAAAAAAACAGGTTTCGACAGGGATCTTCAGGTTTTTGTAGTGAACGAAGCAGGGGCTTCTGTTTATTCAGCCTCCAAAATAGCCCGTCAGGAGTTTCCAGGTTACGATGTGACAGTACGTGGTGCTGTTTCTATTGGCCGCCGTTTAGCGGATCCGCTGGCTGAATTGGTAAAAATCGATCCAAAATCGATTGGGGTCGGCCAGTACCAGCACGATGTAGACCAAACCAAATTAAAAGAAGAACTCGATATGGTAGTCATGAGCTGCGTAAACTCCGTTGGTGTTAATGTGAACACAGCCTCTGCCCCACTACTAAGTTATGTATCAGGTATCGGAACCGGACTGGCTGAAAATATAGTTAAATACCGCTCAGAAAACGGGAGTATACAAACTCGAAAAGAATTGCTGAAAGTTCCCAGGCTTGGCACTAAAGCTTTTGAACAAAGTGCTGCTTTTTTAAGGATCGCGAATGCTGAATATCCGTTAGACAACTCGGCAGTACACCCGGAAAGCTATGCTATTGTAGAGCAAATGGCAAAAGACAAAAAAGTGTCTTTGGATAAGTTGGTTGGAAACAAGGAGCTCATACAAAAAATCGATCTTCAGAAATACACTACCGAAACAGTTGGGTTGCCTACGCTTACAGATATTGTTAAAGAGCTTGAAAAACCGGGGCTAGATCCGAGGAAAAAAGCTAAGGTCTTTGAATTTGATCCGGGTTTAAGAACTATTGACGATGTTAAAGCAGGGATGAAAATTCCGGGTATTGTCAACAACATCACTAATTTTGGATGCTTCGTCGATATCGGTATTAAAGAAAGTGGCTTGGTGCATATCTCGAAACTTGCCAATGAATTTATCAGCGATGTCAATTCGGTAGTACAACTACATCAGCATGTAGAGGTCAAAGTAATTGAGGTTGACATCGTTAGAAAAAGAATACAATTATCCATGATTGATTAA
- a CDS encoding glutathione peroxidase encodes MKRLVLAIVVVLIVSCKSKDKQKESVRKVAENKEQTMQKEDIYQFKVEDLYGDSFDFASLKGKKIMIVNTASECGLTPQYENLQELYDTYKNDNFIIVGFPANNFGGQEPGSDDEIAAFCKKNYGVTFPMMSKISVKGDDMHPVYRFLTQKDKNGLKDSEVQWNFQKYLIDKEGHLVEVIDPKTLPIDEKIVDWIEE; translated from the coding sequence ATGAAAAGACTAGTTTTAGCCATTGTGGTGGTGCTTATAGTGAGTTGTAAATCAAAAGATAAACAGAAAGAATCTGTCCGGAAAGTGGCAGAAAATAAAGAGCAAACGATGCAAAAAGAAGATATTTACCAGTTTAAAGTAGAAGATTTATACGGAGATTCATTTGATTTTGCTTCTCTGAAAGGTAAAAAGATCATGATTGTGAATACGGCCAGTGAATGTGGTTTAACCCCGCAGTACGAAAATCTTCAGGAATTATACGATACCTATAAAAATGACAATTTTATTATTGTTGGGTTTCCCGCCAATAACTTTGGAGGACAAGAACCGGGTTCCGATGATGAAATAGCTGCTTTTTGTAAGAAGAACTATGGAGTAACCTTCCCTATGATGTCTAAAATATCGGTAAAAGGAGACGATATGCATCCTGTATACCGGTTTTTAACTCAAAAGGATAAAAATGGGTTAAAAGATTCGGAAGTACAATGGAATTTTCAAAAATACCTGATCGATAAAGAAGGGCATCTGGTAGAGGTAATTGATCCCAAAACACTACCAATAGACGAAAAGATCGTAGATTGGATTGAAGAATAA
- a CDS encoding trans-sulfuration enzyme family protein: MKAKNLKLNTVCTHIGELKDEQFKGAVSPLYMSTSYAYENVEIKQYPRYFNTPNQRGLAKKIAALEHAETALIFGSGMAAISTSLLAFLGKGDHVVMQNQLYGGTHNLIVEEFDKFGIAYTFTAGVEEQDFKNAIKPNTKVLYIETPSNPLLTIVDIQMVANLARKYNLVSMIDNTFASPVNQNPVDFGIDIVIHSATKYLGGHSDILAGAVCGSKEHLKEIHSLAKNLGGSLSDYTVWLLERSIKTLGIRVKAQNRNARRIAKHLKKLPEVVKVYYPGLKSHPDYELAREQMKGFGGMMSFELIEDIDPVAFVNKLKLIKPSMSLAGVESTILSPAKTSHALLSSKERTAMGISENILRFSVGIEHKDDIIADIEQALAKVKKQTVTT, translated from the coding sequence ATGAAGGCAAAAAACTTAAAGCTCAATACTGTTTGTACTCATATTGGCGAATTGAAGGACGAGCAATTTAAAGGAGCTGTGTCGCCACTATATATGAGTACCTCGTATGCCTATGAAAATGTAGAGATCAAACAATATCCACGCTATTTCAACACGCCAAACCAGAGAGGGCTGGCCAAGAAGATAGCAGCTTTGGAACATGCTGAGACGGCATTGATCTTTGGTAGTGGAATGGCTGCAATAAGTACTTCCTTATTGGCTTTTTTGGGCAAAGGGGATCATGTAGTTATGCAAAATCAATTGTATGGCGGCACACATAATCTGATAGTAGAAGAGTTTGATAAATTTGGCATAGCGTATACCTTTACTGCTGGTGTCGAAGAGCAAGACTTTAAAAACGCCATCAAGCCCAATACCAAAGTTCTGTATATAGAAACCCCCTCCAACCCTTTGTTAACAATTGTAGATATTCAAATGGTGGCAAATCTGGCCAGGAAATACAACCTGGTGTCAATGATAGATAATACTTTTGCCAGTCCGGTGAATCAGAACCCTGTCGATTTTGGGATCGATATTGTAATCCATAGTGCAACAAAATATCTGGGAGGGCATTCTGATATTTTAGCCGGAGCGGTCTGTGGCTCTAAAGAGCATCTTAAGGAGATTCACAGCCTGGCAAAGAATCTGGGCGGGAGCCTGAGCGATTATACAGTTTGGTTATTAGAGCGCAGTATAAAAACACTTGGAATACGAGTAAAGGCCCAAAACAGGAATGCGAGACGAATAGCCAAGCACCTTAAAAAGTTGCCGGAAGTTGTAAAAGTGTATTATCCGGGCCTTAAATCCCATCCCGATTATGAGCTGGCAAGGGAACAAATGAAAGGATTTGGCGGAATGATGTCTTTTGAATTGATAGAAGATATAGACCCGGTAGCATTTGTCAACAAGTTAAAATTAATAAAACCTTCGATGAGCCTGGCCGGGGTTGAAAGCACAATCTTGTCACCTGCAAAAACATCTCACGCCTTATTAAGCTCGAAAGAAAGGACAGCTATGGGGATTTCAGAAAACATACTCCGGTTTTCTGTAGGAATAGAACATAAAGACGATATAATAGCAGACATAGAACAAGCCCTGGCAAAAGTTAAAAAGCAAACAGTTACGACATAA
- the bshB1 gene encoding bacillithiol biosynthesis deacetylase BshB1, translating to MKLDILAFGSHPDDVELGCGATIAKEISFGKKVGVVDLTRGELGTRGSAEIRDKEASASARILGVSARENMEFSDGFFVNDKVHQLEIIKMIRKYRPEIVLCNAIDDRHIDHAKGSKLVSDACFLSGLRKIDTKFDGDDQWQEAWRPKFVYHYIQWKNIKPDFVVDVSGFIDKKIEAIKAYSSQFFDPGSEEPQTPISSVNFFDSVNYRARDLGRLIGVEHAEGFTVERYLGVNSLSDLV from the coding sequence ATGAAATTAGATATATTGGCATTTGGTAGCCATCCGGATGATGTAGAATTAGGATGCGGAGCTACTATTGCAAAAGAAATATCCTTTGGAAAAAAAGTTGGAGTTGTCGATTTAACCCGTGGAGAACTGGGAACCAGAGGATCTGCCGAAATAAGAGATAAAGAAGCATCGGCATCAGCAAGAATATTGGGAGTCAGTGCCCGGGAAAATATGGAATTTTCCGACGGGTTTTTTGTAAATGACAAAGTGCACCAGTTGGAGATCATTAAGATGATACGTAAATATCGCCCGGAAATCGTATTGTGTAATGCCATTGACGACAGGCACATAGATCATGCAAAGGGAAGCAAATTAGTAAGTGATGCATGTTTTTTGAGCGGACTCAGAAAAATTGATACAAAGTTCGATGGAGATGATCAGTGGCAGGAGGCATGGCGCCCAAAGTTTGTATACCATTACATTCAATGGAAAAATATAAAGCCGGATTTTGTGGTAGATGTGTCTGGTTTTATCGATAAAAAAATAGAGGCTATAAAGGCCTATTCATCTCAATTTTTCGACCCAGGTAGTGAAGAACCCCAGACACCAATCAGTAGTGTTAACTTTTTTGACAGCGTAAACTATAGAGCCAGGGATCTGGGCAGGTTAATTGGTGTAGAACATGCCGAAGGATTCACAGTGGAAAGATATTTGGGAGTCAATAGTTTAAGTGATCTGGTGTAA
- a CDS encoding transposase — MWFYCEDRWPLSNTIANTITMNYKSILNYFINRSTNASAEAFNAKIKAFRAQFRGVKNVEFFLYRLTTIFA; from the coding sequence ATATGGTTCTATTGTGAGGACCGATGGCCATTATCTAACACCATAGCTAATACGATAACTATGAACTATAAATCGATCTTGAATTATTTTATAAACAGGAGCACCAATGCTTCGGCTGAAGCTTTCAATGCTAAAATAAAAGCGTTCAGAGCACAGTTTAGAGGAGTGAAAAATGTAGAATTCTTCCTTTATAGATTAACTACAATTTTTGCATAA
- a CDS encoding 3-keto-disaccharide hydrolase, with protein MKRRQKKWRKYPVYLVIGILAFSCKTEKSKTGPEKEATEEVVADTENWIYLFDGTTTEGWRGYNMDSLPPGWTIKDKVLTFDTELGLEQDYTGGKDILYGAEEFENFELYIEWKLPEGGNSGIFYHVKEGYDGPYVVAPEYQLIDDENYASIHDLTEYNLSLGYTDKPEELKPLQQTGADYAMHPPDPNKVLNPVGEWNSSKIVFTPERVEHWLNGKMILSFVPWDEAWNEKKNSDKWKNSPDYGKFKSGYIALQDHASPIWFRNIKIKKL; from the coding sequence ATGAAAAGAAGACAAAAGAAATGGAGGAAGTATCCTGTTTATCTGGTGATAGGGATACTTGCTTTTTCATGTAAAACCGAAAAATCCAAAACAGGGCCTGAAAAAGAAGCAACTGAAGAGGTGGTTGCTGATACAGAGAATTGGATCTACTTGTTTGACGGTACTACAACAGAAGGTTGGAGAGGGTATAATATGGATTCGCTTCCACCGGGATGGACAATTAAAGATAAGGTCTTGACTTTTGATACTGAGCTTGGGTTGGAACAGGACTATACAGGAGGAAAGGATATTCTTTATGGAGCTGAGGAGTTTGAAAACTTTGAACTATATATAGAATGGAAGCTCCCGGAAGGAGGAAACAGTGGTATTTTTTACCATGTGAAGGAAGGATATGACGGGCCTTACGTGGTGGCGCCGGAATATCAGCTTATAGATGATGAAAATTATGCCAGTATCCATGATTTAACTGAATACAACCTTAGTCTTGGATATACAGATAAGCCAGAAGAATTGAAACCGTTGCAACAAACGGGAGCCGATTATGCCATGCACCCGCCAGATCCAAATAAGGTTTTAAATCCGGTTGGAGAATGGAACAGCTCGAAAATTGTATTTACCCCTGAAAGAGTAGAGCATTGGTTAAATGGTAAAATGATTCTTTCTTTTGTGCCATGGGATGAAGCTTGGAATGAAAAAAAGAACTCCGATAAGTGGAAAAATAGTCCTGATTACGGGAAATTTAAATCAGGCTATATTGCTTTACAAGATCATGCGAGTCCAATATGGTTTCGCAATATAAAAATTAAGAAATTATAA
- a CDS encoding Gfo/Idh/MocA family protein yields the protein MNKREFIKVTTASAIGVVLAPSILNASATKQRLRTAHIGVGNMGMEDLTAVSSHNAVDVVALCDVDAVNLSRAHKMFPKARVFFDYRTMLEEMKEEIDAVIVSTPDHTHAPASMMAMEMDKPVYCQKPLTHYVSESREMKKLAAEKGLVTQMGIQVHSFYDYKLATLLIQSGIIGKVHTVHAWSPKNWGYDGPVPQGEDPVPSQLDWNLWLGTSAKRPYKKDMYHPGNWRKLMDYGCGTLGDMGVHIFDTPYNALELDVPRTIMTQCRPSNGFGYPENNTVTYEFPGTKYTTRSLKWVWYDGKGAPDMHKDLVLPGFAGKKAKKDDTGEASVEEKMSLDAKVAAANQLPEQGAMFVGEKGRLLLPHFMQLPKKIVRGKYVDISKEITALSEKYNLGEPVRNYQSEGPKHYHQFVDACLGKGETTAPFDYAARLTETILLGTIAGRFPGETLHWNAETARFKEEKANKYLAGEYRKF from the coding sequence ATGAATAAAAGAGAGTTTATTAAAGTCACTACAGCAAGTGCAATAGGTGTTGTGTTGGCACCATCTATATTGAATGCGTCTGCTACAAAACAAAGATTGCGAACGGCACATATTGGGGTAGGTAATATGGGAATGGAAGATCTTACTGCTGTTTCTTCGCATAATGCAGTCGATGTGGTAGCGCTATGCGATGTCGATGCTGTAAATCTATCCAGGGCTCATAAAATGTTCCCTAAGGCACGTGTGTTTTTCGATTACCGAACAATGCTGGAAGAAATGAAAGAAGAGATAGACGCGGTTATTGTTTCTACTCCGGATCATACTCATGCACCGGCATCCATGATGGCTATGGAAATGGATAAACCTGTTTATTGTCAGAAGCCTTTAACGCATTATGTGTCAGAATCAAGAGAAATGAAAAAGCTGGCTGCAGAAAAAGGTTTGGTTACTCAAATGGGGATACAGGTACATTCTTTTTATGATTATAAACTGGCAACACTTCTGATCCAGTCTGGAATTATAGGGAAGGTACACACAGTTCATGCCTGGTCGCCAAAAAACTGGGGGTATGACGGCCCTGTACCTCAGGGAGAAGACCCGGTTCCTTCACAGTTGGATTGGAATTTATGGCTGGGAACCTCTGCAAAACGACCGTATAAAAAAGACATGTATCACCCGGGTAACTGGAGAAAATTAATGGATTATGGGTGCGGAACTCTTGGAGATATGGGAGTACATATTTTTGACACTCCCTACAATGCACTCGAACTGGATGTACCGAGAACGATCATGACACAATGCAGGCCTTCCAACGGTTTTGGGTATCCTGAAAATAATACCGTAACATATGAGTTTCCGGGTACTAAATATACTACCAGATCCTTAAAGTGGGTGTGGTATGACGGTAAAGGAGCTCCGGACATGCACAAGGATCTGGTGTTACCGGGTTTTGCGGGAAAAAAAGCGAAGAAAGACGATACCGGAGAAGCAAGCGTAGAGGAGAAGATGTCTTTAGACGCCAAAGTTGCAGCAGCAAATCAATTGCCGGAGCAAGGGGCGATGTTTGTCGGAGAGAAAGGGCGTTTATTGTTGCCGCACTTTATGCAGTTACCAAAGAAGATTGTACGTGGTAAGTATGTTGATATCTCTAAGGAAATAACAGCTTTGTCTGAAAAATATAATCTGGGCGAACCGGTTAGGAATTATCAGAGCGAAGGACCAAAACATTATCATCAATTTGTAGATGCATGTTTAGGGAAGGGGGAAACTACAGCTCCTTTTGATTATGCTGCCCGTTTAACTGAAACCATATTGTTAGGGACAATAGCAGGCAGGTTTCCCGGAGAAACCTTGCATTGGAATGCCGAAACGGCGCGGTTTAAAGAAGAAAAAGCTAATAAGTATCTGGCAGGAGAATATCGGAAGTTTTAA
- a CDS encoding GntR family transcriptional regulator — MKPKLVKYIDHSSEVPLHKQIEKVLRMLINTGDYDLGRLLPSEIELSNMFGVSRSTVRQAFNTLVNEGLLERKRGKGTVVAQNGNIITQLNEWISFSKEMKRKGIRIKNYEVRFQEVECDEELAKVFEVPVGKKVKKLTRVKGDESVPFVKFESWFHPRIPISDNHDFLKPLNDILEEAYSIIPMRSSEEVQAIQANDELAEVLQVKKGMPLLYRKRIVYDAGMRIIEYNKCYYRHDKMKYKIDIVRSV, encoded by the coding sequence TTGAAACCGAAGTTAGTAAAGTACATAGACCATTCTTCCGAAGTTCCATTGCACAAACAGATCGAGAAAGTATTGCGTATGTTGATCAATACAGGAGATTATGATTTGGGCAGATTATTACCCAGTGAAATAGAGCTAAGTAATATGTTTGGTGTTTCTCGGAGTACGGTTCGTCAGGCTTTTAATACTCTGGTGAACGAAGGTTTGCTGGAGCGTAAACGAGGTAAAGGAACTGTAGTGGCCCAAAATGGAAATATAATAACGCAACTGAATGAGTGGATTTCCTTTTCAAAAGAGATGAAACGAAAAGGGATCAGGATCAAGAATTATGAAGTTCGTTTCCAGGAGGTTGAATGTGATGAAGAACTGGCGAAGGTATTTGAAGTGCCTGTCGGGAAAAAAGTAAAAAAACTAACGAGGGTTAAAGGAGATGAGTCAGTTCCTTTTGTGAAGTTCGAATCATGGTTTCATCCCAGAATCCCCATATCTGACAATCACGATTTCTTAAAACCGCTGAATGATATTCTTGAAGAAGCATACTCTATCATCCCTATGCGGTCATCTGAAGAAGTGCAGGCCATCCAGGCGAATGATGAATTGGCTGAAGTCCTGCAAGTTAAAAAAGGAATGCCTCTGTTGTATCGAAAGCGTATTGTATATGATGCAGGTATGCGGATCATTGAATATAACAAATGTTACTACAGGCATGATAAAATGAAGTATAAAATAGATATTGTTAGGAGTGTCTGA